A single Argentina anserina chromosome 7, drPotAnse1.1, whole genome shotgun sequence DNA region contains:
- the LOC126801689 gene encoding uncharacterized protein LOC126801689 translates to MATEFTTKVRLVRCPKCQLLLPELPDFQVYKCGGCGALLQAKNRLKGLGHVYEDKASSRSSSTSCNGTLPDSGECSSDQIDEKNQNKSSGACSFERNMERDESKSLSEGYELSNSSLKAKVPAMEECTLERMNERNDSGSSKGIESSSSNLEALAPALGECFLERRHEREGSNSADGIESSSSSPKSKAPDLGVYSLERSHERERSKSSEGIDSISSSPKATTLDLGECPLERNIERECSKSSEGIESCSSSPKATFPDSGECFSDHSSENNQNKFSDDQESPLRDPDNSSEDDHGGERIGDINLPSKIQSSQSHQNGYGGLAMEPLRVLKKVSSLVEFANSESKVPLPETAANSEALEDDERLPLEPNVEVDIVVEIDSDSTSSSRLDAVATRGSDSMYSAPLPPRDSILSDIIVSSPDEQSNEKVDLNMGVDSSAVNPGATWESGVTAHNPAQESSSGTLTSSADEKLKEPHDSVLKNFDHLMSSNTFETTEFLSPRSEFSAAFRDRSKSPASRSHHAYDASVSSHDGIDDQFYNQNLPTFQDAHTAPNLAQSEERNRREIFFAENMRNKGPELPNQARSSWSSMSDKNSHAMNYRNPDQEMLPPRIPGHPSRDHARVLHRNEYMPRMASLQGDYLGGYGNGCFANQIRKEFPSNIDYRSGRYMSAAADKLALMRIVRELQNELFHVRASRQEQHIPQFHNYEASEEELFPGLNHPRDQRSSRAGSHYNQQQSQYTRIPFSSEATTSRHQVDPSFMHHYPQDRQYSAPLPLPIRSNTNGLHRLHPYASRQWDSESDDQRHNSHEVKKYYGEKQQMPMRHFRPIAGGAPILICYNCFKPLQIPADFLLFKRRCHRLRCGGCSKVLTFSLHRTTHIVPYEANAVGPPPSEVNDHSYGVNGDPVSCSDDYGYGLSYCRSGSTEAEDAGNVTPANSLQSTIVHERDMSYGSNNPTRGRQEIVSQNKDKNPIGRFMSAKNSSNMLKSNNHSSEMKLPPKSSSPLHRLMGYNSPSQVIRGSGLSRSGTTSSVRNYEILPEYMLSKTE, encoded by the exons ATGGCTACTGAGTTCACTACGAAAGTTCGGCTAGTTAGATGTCCTAAATGCCAGCTGCTTCTACCGGAATTGCCGGACTTCCAGGTCTACAAGTGTGGTGGATGTGGTGCTCTTCTCCAAG CAAAAAATCGCTTGAAAGGATTGGGGCACGTTTATGAAGATAAAGCATCTAGCAGGAGTAGCAGCACAAGTTGTAATGGAACTCTTCCTGACTCAGGAGAGTGCTCTTCAGACCAAATTGAtgagaaaaatcaaaataagtctTCTGGAGCATGCTCTTTCGAAAGAAATATGGAGAGGGATGAGAGTAAGTCTTTATCAGAAGGCTATGAATTAAGCAACTCAAGTCTAAAGGCCAAGGTTCCTGCCATGGAAGAATGCACTTTGGAAAGAATGAATGAGAGGAATGACAGTGGTTCTTCAAAAGGCATTGAATCTAGCAGCTCAAATCTGGAGGCTTTGGCCCCTGCCTTGGGAGAATGCTTTTTGGAAAGGAGGCATGAGAGGGAGGGGAGTAATTCTGCGGATGGCATTGAATCTAGCAGCTCAAGTCCAAAGAGTAAGGCTCCTGACCTAGGAGTATATTCTTTGGAACGAAGCcatgagagggagaggagtaaaTCTTCAGAAGGTATTGATTCTATCAGCTCAAGTCCAAAGGCCACAACCCTTGACTTGGGAGAATGCCCTTTGGAACGAAACATTGAGAGGGAGTGCAGTAAATCTTCAGAAGGCATTGAATCTTGCAGCTCAAGTCCAAAGGCTACTTTTCCCGACTCGGGTGAATGCTTTTCGGATCACAGCAGTGAGAATAATCAGAATAAGTTTTCTGACGATCAAGAATCACCGCTGAGGGATCCTGATAATTCATCTGAAGATGATCATGGTGGTGAGCGGATTGGAGACATAAACTTACCAAGTAAAATCCAAAGCAGCCAGAGTCATCAAAATGGTTATGGTGGCCTTGCTATGGAGCCACTTAGAGTTCTCAAAAAAGTCTCTTCATTGGTGGAGTTTGCAAATAGTGAAAGTAAGGTGCCATTACCAGAAACAGCAGCAAATTCAGAAGCATTGGAAGATGATGAGAGATTACCTTTGGAACCAAATGTAGAGGTAGACATTGTGGTGGAGATTGATTCTGATTCTACGAGTTCAAGTAGGCTCGATGCAGTGGCCACAAGGGGAAGTGATTCAATGTATTCTGCTCCTTTGCCCCCAAGGGACAGCATTTTATCAGATATTATTGTATCTTCTCCTGACGAACAATCAAATGAAAAAGTAGACCTCAACATGGGTGTTGATTCAAGTGCTGTCAATCCAGGAGCTACATGGGAAAGTGGTGTTACTGCTCACAACCCAGCTCAAGAGAGCAGTTCAGGTACACTTACATCTTCTGCTGATGAGAAACTCAAGGAACCACATGATAGTGTTCTGAAAAATTTTGATCATCTGATGTCTTCGAACACATTTGAAACTACTGAGTTTCTCAGCCCCAGATCTGAGTTTAGCGCTGCATTTAGAGATAGGTCGAAGTCCCCAGCAAGTAGAAGCCATCATGCTTATGATGCAAGTGTCTCTTCTCATGATGGTATAGATGATCAGTTCTACAACCAGAATTTACCTACATTTCAAGATGCTCATACAGCTCCTAACCTGGCTCAGTCTGAAGAAAGAAATAGAAGGGAAATTTTTTTTGCCGAAAACATGCGGAATAAAGGTCCTGAATTACCAAATCAGGCTAGGAGTTCCTGGTCAAGTATGTCTGATAAGAATAGTCATGCCATGAATTACAGAAACCCGGATCAAGAAATGCTGCCACCAAGAATACCAGGTCATCCAAGTCGAGATCATGCAAGAGTACTACATAGAAATGAATATATGCCCAGGATGGCTTCTCTTCAAGGAGATTACCTAGGTGGATATGGAAATGGATGCTTCGCAAACCAAATCCGTAAAGAGTTCCCAAGCAACATTGACTATCGATCTGGCAGGTATATGAGTGCTGCAGCGGATAAGCTGGCACTTATGAGAATTGTGCGTGAACTGCAGAATGAGCTTTTCCATGTACGGGCAAGTCGGCAGGAACAGCATATTCCCCAGTTCCATAATTATGAGGCATCTGAGGAGGAGCTTTTCCCTGGTCTAAATCATCCTAGGGATCAAAGAAGCAGCAGAGCGGGAAGCCATTATAACCAGCAGCAAAGTCAGTACACACGAATACCTTTCTCCAGTGAGGCAACAACAAGCAGACATCAAGTTGATCCCTCCTTTATGCACCACTATCCTCAAGACAGGCAGTACTCAGCACCATTGCCTCTACCCATCCGGAGCAATACTAATGGGTTACATAGGCTTCATCCTTATGCCTCAAGGCAGTGGGACAGTGAATCTGATGATCAGAGGCACAACAGTCATGAGGTGAAGAAGTATTATGGAGAGAAACAGCAGATGCCTATGCGTCATTTCCGGCCAATAGCTGGTGGAGCTCCTATCCTGATTTGTTATAACTGCTTTAAACCACTGCAGATACCTGCAGATTTTCTGCTTTTTAAAAGGAGATGTCATAGACTTCGATGTGGTGGTTGCTCAAAGGTGCTTACGTTTTCACTCCATAGGACAACTCACATAGTCCCTTATGAAGCGAATGCAGTAGGCCCTCCCCCAAGTGAGGTTAATGACCACAGCTATGGTGTAAATGGGGATCCTGTGTCATGTTCAGATGATTATGGCTATGGACTCTCATACTGCAGAAGTGGCTCTACTGAAGCAGAAGATGCTGGAAATGTAACACCCGCGAACTCCCTCCAAAGTACTATAGTGCATGAGAGAGATATGTCATATGGTTCAAACAACCCAACAAGAGGGAGACAGGAGATCGTTTCTCAAAACAAAGATAAGAATCCAATTGGAAGATTTATGTCAGCAAAAAATTCATCCAATATGTTGAAGTCAAACAATCATTCCTCAGAAATGAAGCTGCCACCAAAGTCAAGCTCACCACTTCATCGACTCATGGGTTACAATTCACCTAGTCAGGTGATTAGGGGGTCTGGTTTATCTCGTTCAGGGACAACAAGCTCAGTGAGGAACTACGAGATACTCCCGGAATATATGCTGTCGAAAACTGAATGA